In one Myxosarcina sp. GI1 genomic region, the following are encoded:
- a CDS encoding tRNA (5-methylaminomethyl-2-thiouridine)(34)-methyltransferase MnmD gives MNEQFVPQFTNDGSQTFFSKKFNEAFHSYHGAKQEAETKYVEPTLIKAKARQSTKIYLLDVCYGLGYNSAAAIEAIWSVNPRCHIELFGLELEPSVPRQASLKRLLSSWRQPIPQLLDGLAFNSQITERYLKAKLLFGDARQTIQQIFRLGWQADAIFLDPFSPPKCPQLWTVEFIAIVAKCLKPSGRLATYSCAAAVRSALSLAGLQFGSIYLANRSPGTIASLAAANLPPLTLQEREHLVTRAAVPYRDRWLNASAAEIEVRRQQEQNNSQLEPSSKWKKRWLMSRERLPN, from the coding sequence ATGAATGAACAGTTCGTTCCTCAATTCACCAATGATGGCTCTCAAACTTTCTTCTCGAAGAAATTTAACGAAGCTTTTCATTCTTATCATGGTGCCAAACAGGAGGCAGAAACAAAATATGTCGAACCTACTTTAATTAAAGCAAAAGCCAGACAAAGTACAAAAATTTATCTACTCGATGTTTGCTATGGTTTGGGTTATAACAGTGCAGCAGCTATAGAAGCAATTTGGTCGGTAAATCCTCGATGTCACATTGAGTTATTTGGCTTGGAACTCGAACCGTCCGTTCCCCGTCAGGCTAGCTTGAAGCGGTTGTTATCTTCCTGGCGACAACCAATTCCCCAACTCTTAGATGGTCTAGCTTTTAATTCTCAGATAACAGAGCGATATTTAAAGGCAAAATTGTTGTTTGGTGATGCCAGACAGACTATCCAGCAAATTTTTCGCTTGGGATGGCAGGCTGATGCGATTTTTCTCGATCCTTTTTCGCCACCTAAGTGTCCTCAGCTTTGGACGGTAGAGTTTATCGCCATAGTAGCTAAATGTCTCAAGCCGTCGGGCAGATTGGCAACATATTCTTGTGCGGCGGCAGTGCGTTCGGCTTTATCTCTTGCTGGACTGCAATTTGGTTCGATTTACCTTGCTAATAGATCTCCAGGTACAATTGCTAGTTTGGCAGCAGCTAATTTACCGCCACTGACACTGCAAGAACGCGAACATCTCGTTACTCGTGCGGCTGTTCCCTATCGCGATCGCTGGTTGAATGCTTCTGCTGCCGAAATCGAGGTTCGCCGTCAACAAGAACAAAATAATAGTCAGTTAGAGCCATCGTCCAAGTGGAAAAAAAGGTGGCTAATGTCGCGCGAGCGACTGCCAAATTAA
- a CDS encoding alpha/beta fold hydrolase produces MKHPQLHFLPAKKGFGDRPVKREANLPLFVYIPGMDGTGELLQIHEAKLAANFALRCLSIPANHLGNWNILARETIELIERELNFNSQRLVYLCGESFGGCLAIKVVLTAPNLIQRLILANPASSFNRRPFLGWGVDLVQWMPPWLHGYSSVGLLPFLAELSRIEPNDRRALIKAMKLLSPQQVSRRLALLRDFEVSPAELSSIDIPTLILAGAADRLLPSVEEARRLVALLSHAKMTILPHSGHACLLENQLDLYEILARQNFLPSENYGANLAS; encoded by the coding sequence ATGAAACATCCCCAACTACATTTTCTGCCAGCGAAAAAAGGTTTTGGCGATCGCCCTGTAAAGCGAGAAGCTAATCTTCCTTTATTTGTTTACATTCCTGGTATGGATGGGACTGGAGAATTACTACAAATACACGAAGCCAAACTAGCAGCTAATTTTGCTTTGCGCTGTTTGTCGATCCCTGCTAACCATTTGGGCAATTGGAACATTTTGGCAAGAGAAACTATCGAACTAATCGAACGAGAATTAAATTTCAATTCCCAACGTTTGGTATATCTTTGCGGCGAATCTTTTGGGGGCTGTCTGGCAATTAAAGTCGTTCTTACTGCTCCTAATTTGATTCAGCGTTTGATCTTAGCCAATCCCGCATCATCTTTCAATCGCAGACCTTTTTTAGGCTGGGGAGTCGATCTAGTCCAGTGGATGCCTCCCTGGCTACATGGTTACTCTTCTGTAGGATTACTGCCTTTTTTAGCCGAACTATCTCGCATCGAACCTAACGATCGTAGAGCTTTAATTAAAGCGATGAAGCTGCTTTCACCACAACAGGTAAGTCGCCGTTTGGCACTACTACGAGATTTTGAGGTTTCTCCAGCAGAACTTAGCAGTATCGATATACCCACGTTGATTTTGGCAGGTGCGGCAGACCGCCTTTTACCCTCTGTCGAAGAAGCACGACGCTTAGTAGCTCTACTATCTCATGCGAAAATGACGATTTTGCCTCATAGCGGGCATGCTTGTTTGCTGGAAAATCAACTCGATCTTTACGAAATTCTCGCCCGACAAAACTTTTTACCGAGCGAAAACTATGGAGCCAATCTAGCTTCATAA
- a CDS encoding MotA/TolQ/ExbB proton channel family protein, which yields MNAIQLFKTGGVVMLPLLILSVISLAMILERSLFWWRLSRRQTKLLERILNLYRDDVEMTKTLLKRNRQLPIARIFLVAISLKRSTPQKFELALESAVQAEIPVLKRFNNAFGTIISMAPLLGLLGTVLGLITSLGSLKIGDFQQSQATGVTSGIGEALVSTAAGLVVALVTLFFASTFKGLYSRQLATIQEYGGQLELLHLEKYERQQSEFGVYSS from the coding sequence ATGAATGCAATTCAACTTTTTAAAACAGGTGGAGTGGTGATGTTGCCGCTCTTAATCCTTTCAGTTATTTCTCTAGCAATGATTCTGGAGCGATCGCTCTTTTGGTGGCGTTTATCACGTCGGCAAACCAAGTTACTCGAACGCATTCTCAATCTTTACCGAGATGATGTGGAAATGACCAAGACTTTGCTCAAACGCAATCGACAGCTACCGATCGCGCGAATTTTTTTGGTTGCTATTTCTCTCAAGCGTTCGACACCGCAAAAGTTTGAGTTGGCTTTAGAAAGTGCCGTACAAGCGGAAATTCCAGTTTTGAAACGATTTAATAATGCTTTTGGGACGATTATCAGTATGGCTCCACTTTTAGGCTTACTGGGAACGGTTTTAGGCTTGATTACTTCTTTAGGTTCTTTGAAAATTGGCGATTTTCAACAGTCTCAAGCTACAGGAGTAACCTCTGGCATTGGAGAAGCTTTAGTTTCTACCGCTGCAGGTTTGGTAGTGGCACTAGTTACCCTATTTTTTGCTAGTACCTTTAAAGGTTTGTATTCACGACAATTGGCTACGATCCAGGAGTATGGAGGACAGCTAGAATTGTTACACTTAGAAAAATACGAACGACAACAAAGTGAGTTTGGAGTTTATAGTTCGTAG
- a CDS encoding molybdenum cofactor guanylyltransferase, whose translation MTDTDKIERSITALILAGGQSSRMGTDKALLTWENKTLLFQMCQIAAECSTSVYVVTPWIYKYRDILPPGCKLIEEKLVLPERNSNSPLIGFTQGLRQVTSKWVLLLPCDLPLLSSSQIKQWIPYLATVLSTEIALLPRHPKGWEPLCGFYRCSCLPLLETYIAEGGKSFQGWLARYQVRELPVKDRQILFNCNTPKDWRIAKEKQANYE comes from the coding sequence ATGACAGACACAGACAAGATCGAAAGATCGATTACGGCTTTAATTTTGGCTGGAGGTCAAAGTTCTCGTATGGGAACAGATAAAGCTTTGCTAACTTGGGAAAACAAAACTCTGCTGTTTCAAATGTGCCAAATTGCTGCTGAGTGTTCGACCTCGGTTTACGTAGTAACACCTTGGATTTATAAATATCGAGATATCCTACCACCAGGATGTAAGTTAATAGAAGAAAAATTAGTTTTACCCGAACGCAACTCTAATTCACCATTAATTGGTTTTACTCAGGGATTACGACAGGTAACATCTAAATGGGTATTACTACTTCCTTGCGATTTACCTCTGCTATCTTCGTCTCAAATTAAACAGTGGATTCCCTATTTGGCAACAGTATTATCCACAGAAATCGCTCTGCTACCGCGTCACCCCAAAGGCTGGGAACCTTTATGTGGTTTTTATCGCTGTAGTTGTTTGCCGTTACTCGAAACCTATATTGCCGAGGGTGGTAAGTCTTTTCAAGGGTGGCTCGCACGTTATCAGGTTAGAGAGTTACCAGTTAAAGATAGACAAATTTTATTCAATTGCAATACGCCCAAAGATTGGCGCATCGCCAAGGAAAAACAGGCAAACTATGAATGA
- a CDS encoding 1-acyl-sn-glycerol-3-phosphate acyltransferase codes for MYFDLSHLTARSILSAINIQLSIEGTARIPQDVPVIVVSNHRSFLDAPILIASLPYPLRIACHHYMGEAPGIRQVAVDLLGCFPLAESGRKKKQFFDRASELLAVRQWVGLFPEGTKPMVEPTKPNQLGKFERGFAHLAWRVPVSNLAVLPIAIAALDETIYPTIPIRWLKRFDREEPFFDRSGSHPMIIYHRVRVAIGHPYWIGNEKKEQYQGKQAKKLALDLTNHCHTQISELLNK; via the coding sequence ATGTATTTCGATCTTTCTCATTTGACTGCTCGCTCTATTTTGTCAGCAATTAATATTCAGTTATCTATAGAAGGTACGGCTCGTATTCCTCAAGATGTTCCTGTAATTGTCGTCAGTAATCACCGCAGCTTTTTAGACGCACCAATTTTAATCGCCAGTTTGCCTTATCCATTGCGGATCGCCTGTCATCACTATATGGGAGAAGCACCAGGGATTCGACAGGTGGCAGTCGATTTATTAGGATGCTTTCCCCTGGCAGAATCTGGGCGCAAAAAAAAGCAGTTTTTCGACCGCGCTTCGGAACTTTTAGCAGTCAGGCAATGGGTTGGTTTGTTTCCCGAAGGAACCAAACCAATGGTCGAACCAACTAAACCCAACCAGTTAGGTAAGTTCGAGCGTGGATTTGCTCATTTAGCCTGGAGAGTTCCCGTATCTAATCTGGCGGTTTTACCGATTGCCATTGCTGCTTTGGATGAGACGATTTATCCCACAATTCCCATTCGCTGGTTGAAAAGATTCGATCGAGAAGAACCGTTTTTTGACCGTTCTGGTTCGCACCCAATGATAATTTACCATCGAGTCAGGGTTGCTATCGGTCATCCCTATTGGATTGGCAATGAAAAAAAGGAGCAGTATCAGGGCAAGCAGGCAAAAAAACTCGCTCTCGATCTTACTAACCATTGCCATACGCAAATTTCTGAATTACTTAATAAATAA
- a CDS encoding LCP family protein has product MPLKKVHRVSPSGKKSRSNNERSHRRKTRTTNKRRGKTIVIGLGLGAVSLVSAAVGAFLAVNFSVSSPLQQAKLSPEEAEVFSQEETVDAKTLKIPELSRPVNILVSGIKVLTSDLKDNPSSSPPEAGYLELVNSFEGLSDTMLLLRFDPQAGKLAVLSIPRDTRVDLDGHGIEKINRANEYGGPALTAATVSELLGGVSVDRYVRVNIQGIEKLIDALGGVTVNVPKDMKYNDFSQHLYIDLKKGRQHLDGDKAVQFLRFRYDAFGDISRVQRQQMLMRSLVEQSLKPATIVKIPKILSVIQSHIDTNLTVKELMALANFAANTERSDVNMMMLPGGFSGDGRSGISYWLPDSDRIDTMMTQHFALPSHQLETDEPYVSWEEQAHARAAKLNIYLQNSTDNSQAANLARETLAEAGYRRISFGYDQPDTLAETKIIAQSGDAEAAKQVRAVLGLGEVVVESTGVLGSDITIQIGEDWLQKTTVDSTSTIDTLREDTAY; this is encoded by the coding sequence GTGCCACTCAAAAAAGTCCATCGAGTCTCTCCTTCAGGAAAAAAATCTAGGTCAAATAACGAGCGCAGTCACCGTCGTAAAACTCGTACTACAAACAAACGCCGAGGAAAAACTATTGTTATTGGCTTGGGATTGGGTGCAGTTTCTCTGGTTTCAGCAGCAGTAGGCGCGTTTTTGGCAGTTAATTTTTCAGTTTCATCTCCCTTACAACAGGCAAAGTTATCACCAGAAGAAGCAGAAGTTTTTAGTCAGGAAGAAACCGTAGACGCTAAAACTTTAAAGATTCCAGAATTATCTCGTCCTGTAAATATCTTAGTTTCGGGGATCAAAGTTCTTACTTCTGACTTAAAAGATAATCCTAGTTCCTCACCACCAGAAGCTGGCTATTTAGAATTAGTCAATTCTTTTGAAGGTCTGAGCGACACCATGTTGCTGTTGCGATTCGATCCCCAGGCGGGAAAACTGGCAGTTTTGTCTATTCCTAGAGACACCCGTGTAGACTTAGATGGGCATGGCATCGAAAAAATCAATCGTGCTAATGAATATGGCGGACCCGCTTTAACTGCTGCTACAGTCAGCGAACTATTAGGTGGAGTTAGCGTCGATCGCTATGTGAGAGTCAACATTCAAGGAATTGAAAAATTAATTGATGCTTTAGGCGGCGTTACGGTCAACGTTCCTAAAGATATGAAATACAATGACTTTAGCCAGCATCTATATATCGATCTTAAAAAAGGCAGACAGCATTTAGATGGAGATAAAGCAGTACAGTTTTTGCGTTTTCGCTACGATGCTTTTGGCGATATCTCCAGGGTACAACGACAGCAAATGCTGATGCGCTCTTTAGTAGAGCAGAGTCTAAAACCTGCAACTATAGTAAAAATTCCTAAAATCCTATCTGTCATTCAATCTCACATTGATACTAACTTAACTGTAAAAGAATTAATGGCTCTGGCTAATTTTGCTGCCAATACCGAAAGGTCTGATGTCAATATGATGATGCTACCAGGAGGCTTTAGCGGCGATGGCAGGTCGGGGATTAGCTATTGGCTGCCAGATAGCGATCGCATCGATACCATGATGACCCAGCATTTTGCACTGCCATCCCACCAACTAGAAACCGACGAGCCTTATGTTTCCTGGGAAGAACAAGCTCACGCTCGCGCTGCCAAGTTAAACATCTACCTGCAAAATAGCACCGATAATTCGCAAGCAGCGAATTTAGCAAGGGAAACTCTAGCCGAAGCTGGCTATAGAAGAATTTCTTTCGGTTATGACCAGCCAGACACGCTAGCAGAAACTAAAATTATCGCACAGTCGGGAGATGCTGAAGCTGCCAAGCAAGTTCGTGCCGTATTAGGGTTGGGAGAAGTAGTGGTAGAAAGCACTGGAGTTTTAGGTTCCGATATAACTATCCAAATTGGTGAAGATTGGCTACAAAAAACCACCGTAGATTCTACTTCTACTATTGATACTCTTAGAGAAGATACTGCTTATTAG
- the ilvN gene encoding acetolactate synthase small subunit has translation MKHTISVLVEDEAGVLTRIAGLFARRGFNIESLAVGPAEQMGISRITMVVPGDDRIIEQLIKQLYKLISVLKVQDITEKPCVERELMLVKVNATSSNRAEVIQVTQIFRARIVDMSEDSLTIEVVGDPGKMVAIIQMLNKFGIREIARTGKIALVRESKVNTEYLKSLEAKVGL, from the coding sequence ATGAAACATACAATTTCTGTATTAGTAGAAGACGAAGCGGGAGTTTTGACTCGCATTGCTGGGTTATTTGCCCGTCGCGGTTTTAATATTGAAAGTCTGGCCGTCGGTCCTGCCGAACAAATGGGCATCTCGCGGATTACTATGGTGGTACCTGGAGACGATCGCATTATCGAACAGTTAATCAAACAGCTTTACAAATTGATTAGCGTACTTAAGGTACAAGATATTACTGAAAAGCCTTGTGTAGAAAGAGAATTAATGTTGGTAAAAGTAAATGCCACCTCTTCCAATCGCGCTGAGGTAATTCAGGTAACTCAGATTTTTCGGGCGCGAATTGTAGATATGTCTGAAGATAGTCTAACAATTGAGGTAGTAGGCGATCCCGGTAAAATGGTGGCAATTATTCAAATGTTAAATAAGTTTGGCATCCGTGAAATTGCTCGTACTGGAAAAATTGCCCTAGTTCGTGAATCAAAAGTCAATACAGAATATCTCAAGTCTTTAGAAGCCAAAGTTGGATTATGA
- the infC gene encoding translation initiation factor IF-3, with amino-acid sequence MIDKRRNNRDLTKTNERIRFPKIRVIDSEGEQLGIITPKEALTVAREKNLDLVLVSETADPPVCKIMDYGKYKYEQDKKQKEAKKKQHNADIKEVKMRYKIEEHDYNVRVKSAQRFLKSGDKVKATVSFRGREIQHSNLAEKLLQRMASDLEDVAEIQQSPKREGRNMMMMLSPKK; translated from the coding sequence GTGATAGATAAAAGACGCAATAATCGCGATCTAACCAAAACTAACGAAAGAATTCGTTTTCCCAAAATCCGTGTTATCGATTCTGAAGGTGAGCAATTGGGCATCATTACGCCTAAAGAAGCTTTGACCGTAGCTAGAGAAAAAAATTTAGACCTAGTCCTGGTCAGCGAGACGGCAGATCCTCCCGTCTGCAAAATTATGGACTATGGTAAGTACAAATACGAACAAGATAAAAAGCAAAAGGAAGCGAAGAAAAAACAGCATAATGCTGATATCAAGGAAGTAAAGATGCGCTATAAGATCGAAGAACACGATTACAACGTGCGCGTCAAGAGCGCTCAACGCTTTCTTAAGTCAGGAGATAAGGTCAAAGCTACCGTAAGTTTTAGAGGTCGCGAAATTCAGCATTCTAACCTGGCAGAAAAGCTGCTGCAGCGAATGGCATCCGATCTTGAAGACGTGGCAGAGATTCAGCAATCTCCCAAACGAGAGGGACGTAACATGATGATGATGCTGTCTCCGAAAAAGTAG
- a CDS encoding HD domain-containing phosphohydrolase, translating to MSGFFSSAKVNSPRFNNIGIITVPKILIIDNCRLSRMTIADLLSFDGYEISEVNNNSTIFEHIIEQQPDIILLDVMTKEIDGFEICRRLKQNSDTGNIPIMLMSVTDSREERLKGIRAGGDDFLIKPIDRIELLTRVKSLIERKRLDDGLYQTEQVLFSIAKAVESRSSDGGSSARTTVLARDFGTYLQLTPEEIDNLLFAAHLHDIGTIAIPDAVMLKKGKLTAKEKELISQHVLIGEKICQPLRNRSGVLPIIRHHHERWDGTGYPDGLAGDSIPYLAQVFQIIDIYDALTSERPHKQAYTPNEALAIITEETQKGWRNPSLVANFAAFIHEN from the coding sequence ATGTCTGGATTTTTCTCATCGGCTAAGGTTAATTCACCAAGGTTCAATAATATTGGCATTATTACTGTTCCTAAAATTTTGATTATCGACAATTGCCGTCTCAGTCGCATGACCATAGCAGACTTACTATCGTTTGATGGCTATGAAATATCAGAAGTAAACAACAATTCGACAATATTCGAGCATATAATCGAACAACAGCCAGATATCATTCTTTTAGATGTGATGACGAAAGAAATAGATGGCTTTGAAATTTGTCGACGCTTAAAGCAAAATTCTGATACTGGCAATATTCCGATTATGCTGATGTCTGTTACCGACTCTCGCGAGGAGCGTCTTAAAGGAATAAGGGCTGGCGGAGATGACTTTCTAATTAAGCCTATAGATCGTATCGAACTATTAACGCGAGTTAAATCTCTAATCGAACGCAAACGTCTCGACGATGGTTTGTATCAAACAGAACAGGTTTTGTTTTCTATTGCCAAAGCTGTAGAAAGCCGTTCCTCTGATGGGGGAAGTTCCGCCAGAACCACAGTTTTAGCGAGGGATTTTGGCACATACTTACAGCTTACACCCGAAGAGATCGATAATTTACTATTTGCTGCCCATCTTCACGATATTGGTACGATCGCCATTCCCGATGCTGTCATGTTAAAAAAAGGCAAGTTAACCGCTAAGGAAAAAGAACTCATTAGTCAGCATGTCTTGATTGGCGAAAAAATTTGTCAGCCTTTACGCAATCGCAGTGGTGTACTGCCCATTATTCGACATCATCACGAACGCTGGGATGGAACGGGTTATCCCGATGGGTTGGCAGGGGACAGCATTCCCTATTTAGCTCAAGTATTTCAAATTATTGATATTTATGATGCTCTAACTAGCGAACGTCCGCACAAACAGGCTTATACTCCCAATGAAGCTCTGGCAATAATTACAGAAGAAACTCAAAAAGGTTGGCGCAATCCTAGTTTGGTTGCTAATTTTGCTGCATTTATTCACGAAAATTAA
- a CDS encoding alpha/beta fold hydrolase, which yields MTENLSWQQRIGNQRDWVWRGWQVRYSFIRSNHSIGKVSLPPLIFIHGFGASIEHWRNNLSVISQYYTVYALDLLGFGASRKASVDYSADLWREQIRDFWQTFIARPTVLVGNSIGSLVCLSVADTYPDMVAGLVMLSLPDVSVRQEMLPRLLRPVVTKLEDLVASPLLIENLLKFLRKPGIIRRWARIAYHDKTAVTDELVEILANPAYDRGSEKTLYSLSKSVRKAGFAAPVKETIPRLNLPMLLIWGLRDRMVPPQQAREIAALNSQIELVELEDVGHCPHDECPDRFNSLLLSWLQKL from the coding sequence GTGACCGAAAATCTTTCTTGGCAACAGCGTATTGGCAATCAACGCGATTGGGTTTGGCGAGGCTGGCAAGTTCGCTATAGCTTTATTCGCAGCAATCACAGTATAGGCAAAGTATCTCTGCCACCGCTAATTTTTATTCACGGTTTTGGCGCTAGTATCGAGCATTGGCGCAACAATTTATCCGTAATAAGTCAATACTATACGGTATACGCTTTAGACTTATTAGGATTTGGTGCCTCTAGAAAAGCTAGCGTTGACTATAGTGCAGATTTATGGCGCGAACAGATTAGAGATTTTTGGCAGACTTTTATCGCTCGACCGACAGTTTTAGTCGGCAACTCTATTGGTTCTTTGGTTTGTCTCAGCGTTGCCGATACTTATCCCGATATGGTTGCTGGTTTGGTTATGTTGAGCCTGCCCGATGTTTCGGTACGACAGGAGATGCTGCCGCGTCTCCTTCGTCCTGTGGTTACTAAACTAGAAGACTTAGTAGCATCCCCTTTGTTAATCGAGAATTTATTGAAATTTCTTAGAAAGCCTGGAATAATACGTCGCTGGGCGAGAATAGCCTATCACGATAAAACCGCAGTTACTGACGAATTAGTAGAAATTTTAGCCAATCCTGCCTACGATCGCGGCTCGGAAAAAACTTTATATTCTCTATCCAAAAGCGTCAGAAAAGCAGGATTTGCTGCCCCAGTCAAAGAAACCATACCGCGTCTCAATCTGCCTATGTTGTTGATTTGGGGGCTACGCGATCGCATGGTTCCTCCCCAGCAAGCCAGGGAGATCGCGGCTTTAAATTCTCAGATAGAGTTAGTCGAACTAGAAGATGTAGGTCACTGTCCCCACGATGAATGTCCCGATCGCTTTAATTCTCTCTTACTAAGTTGGCTACAAAAGTTGTAA
- the recJ gene encoding single-stranded-DNA-specific exonuclease RecJ, translating into MSDKSSAAASQHHTNKRLPNQRWQIAPAQPAKAAQLSIAIELLSLVAQVIINRGIETLETAHIYIQPESQQLPSPLSEFSDLANSVKLLQRAIADGEKIAICGDYDADGMTSTALLLRALNHLGADVDYAIPSRMKDGYGINKRIVEEFADSGVGLILTVDNGISAYEPVALAVELGLSVIITDHHDLPPKLPPADAILNPKLLADTSPYKGLAGVGVAYILAVATAQSLGKLKGLTERLLELFTLGTIADLAPLVGVNRRWLKRGLRALPNSQLLGIQALMQVAGVKEEQKQLQPDDIGFKLGPRINAVGRIGDPQLVIELLTTDEPGLALERAMQCEQINLKRRQLCEQIEREAIALVRETPIPWKQSRVLVVVSANWHHGVIGIVASRLVERYGVPVFIGTYEDAEKNTIRGSARGIEEFNIFEALNYCRDLLGKFGGHKAAGGFSFPASNLDKLEQKLSDFAHKSLKIEHLKPLVKIDALASLEEINLQLYQQIESLQPWGIGNPPPVFWTPKVIIKEQKTIGKNHLKLVLQEQGSKSEIKAIAWRWKEYFPLPSPLDIAYKLKENHWQGATNIELELVGVRVPQAPTSDRQNEQGVFTHNGRIYTCSLLDDAKKLSIRNDRGKVLVVARGDRFGLLKTTKETQKVKVTKPPYFQLIKAALAVLNEK; encoded by the coding sequence ATGAGCGATAAATCTTCAGCCGCCGCCAGCCAACACCATACCAATAAGCGTTTACCCAATCAAAGATGGCAAATTGCCCCGGCGCAGCCAGCTAAAGCCGCGCAACTAAGTATTGCTATCGAACTACTTTCTTTAGTCGCTCAGGTAATTATTAATCGCGGCATAGAAACTTTAGAGACAGCTCATATCTATATCCAACCAGAATCTCAACAGTTACCTTCTCCTCTGTCAGAATTTTCCGATTTGGCGAATAGTGTCAAACTATTGCAACGAGCGATCGCCGATGGTGAAAAAATCGCGATCTGCGGTGATTACGATGCAGACGGCATGACTAGTACGGCTTTACTGCTAAGAGCTTTAAACCATTTAGGCGCAGATGTCGATTATGCTATTCCCAGCCGCATGAAGGATGGCTACGGCATCAACAAGCGCATTGTTGAAGAATTTGCTGATTCTGGAGTAGGTTTGATTTTAACCGTCGATAACGGCATTTCTGCTTACGAACCAGTCGCGCTAGCAGTAGAGTTGGGTCTGAGCGTAATTATTACCGACCACCACGATTTACCGCCAAAATTACCTCCTGCTGATGCGATTCTAAATCCCAAGCTGCTTGCCGATACTTCTCCCTACAAAGGACTGGCAGGTGTGGGAGTGGCGTACATTTTAGCAGTAGCTACCGCTCAAAGTTTGGGTAAATTAAAAGGTTTGACCGAACGTCTTTTAGAATTGTTTACATTAGGCACAATTGCCGATCTCGCCCCATTAGTAGGGGTAAATCGCCGTTGGTTAAAACGTGGTTTGCGTGCCTTACCAAATTCCCAATTGTTAGGAATACAGGCATTAATGCAGGTAGCGGGAGTCAAAGAAGAACAGAAACAGCTGCAACCAGACGATATTGGTTTTAAATTGGGTCCGAGAATTAATGCCGTAGGACGAATTGGCGATCCCCAGCTAGTAATCGAACTTTTGACTACCGACGAACCAGGTTTGGCATTAGAAAGAGCCATGCAGTGCGAACAGATTAACCTCAAGCGGCGGCAGCTATGCGAACAGATCGAACGTGAGGCGATCGCATTAGTAAGAGAAACTCCCATTCCCTGGAAGCAATCGCGAGTATTAGTTGTAGTATCGGCAAACTGGCATCACGGAGTAATTGGTATTGTTGCTTCTCGACTAGTTGAACGGTATGGGGTTCCCGTGTTTATCGGAACTTACGAAGACGCTGAAAAAAACACGATTCGCGGTTCGGCGCGGGGTATTGAAGAATTTAATATCTTTGAAGCTTTAAATTATTGTCGAGATTTACTAGGTAAGTTTGGCGGACATAAAGCCGCAGGTGGTTTTAGTTTTCCAGCCAGTAATTTAGATAAACTCGAACAAAAACTTAGTGATTTCGCACATAAATCGCTAAAAATAGAGCATCTCAAGCCATTAGTAAAAATAGATGCTCTTGCTAGTCTAGAAGAAATTAACTTGCAACTTTACCAACAAATCGAAAGTCTACAACCTTGGGGTATTGGCAATCCTCCCCCCGTTTTCTGGACTCCAAAAGTAATTATCAAAGAGCAAAAAACTATTGGTAAAAATCATCTAAAGCTAGTCTTGCAAGAACAGGGTTCTAAATCCGAAATAAAAGCGATCGCCTGGCGTTGGAAAGAATATTTTCCCCTACCGAGTCCTTTGGATATTGCCTACAAACTAAAAGAAAACCATTGGCAAGGCGCTACCAATATCGAACTAGAGTTAGTAGGCGTTAGAGTTCCCCAAGCCCCAACTAGCGATCGCCAAAACGAGCAAGGAGTTTTTACCCATAATGGCAGGATTTACACCTGTAGTCTGCTCGATGATGCCAAAAAATTAAGCATTAGAAACGATCGCGGTAAAGTCTTGGTAGTCGCCAGGGGCGATCGCTTTGGTTTGTTAAAAACCACCAAAGAAACCCAAAAAGTCAAAGTTACTAAGCCGCCTTATTTTCAGTTAATTAAGGCGGCATTAGCGGTGTTAAACGAGAAATAA